The DNA window TGATGCCTGGCGGATGTCAATGGAGGCCAAAGGCTTTAGTGTTACTGTTTTGCAAGACAAAGACACATTTCTGCAAAGAAGACTGCGCCATCGTCGGCTTGTCGAGCTTTGTGCAACATTAGAGCCTGATCTGGTCTATTCAAGATGGATCAAACTGAATGTTGGCCTAGCCAAAGCGAAAGACAGAGGTGACTTGAAATGCGGGGTCATCATTCAGGTGGCTAATACGTTATCGAAGTTGCTGGATAGCACTAGGCTTAGCAACCTACTGTTTAAAAAGAGTATTTGCTCGTATTACCCAAAGGCAGATTTGATTTTGTGCAATGGGAATCTGGCTCGGATAGACCTCATTAATGAATTCGGGTTAGGTCCGGAGAAATGCCTTTATCTGCCCAATCTTCTGGAAGTGGGTCGAGTCCACTGTGGCATTCGTGAACATGGGCGGTCAAGGCAAGATGATCACCTTCGAATAGTGAGTGTAGGCCGGCTGATCGCTCAAAAGGATTACACAACTCTGCTCAGGGCCGTAGCAAAGATATCCGGAGATGTTCCGCTTAGCGTGGAGATTTTCGGGAATGGTCCTTACAAAAGGAAGATTGAAAGAGATATTGTGAAGTACAGGCTTGGTGACGTAGTGATGCTAAAAGGACCTGTTTCTAATCCGGAAACTTTCTTTCCCGATTTTGATCTTTTAGTTTCGTCTTCATTGTACGAAGGTATGTCTAACGTCATGCTTGAGGCAATGGCAGAGGGTTTACCGGTCGTGGTTAGCGAGGTTTCTGGTTCCCGAGATGTTCTAACAAATTCATCACAAGGGGTTGTTTTCCCACCTGGAGACGCGGATAAGCTTGGCAGCATATTAAAATCTCTAGCCCTCGATCGGGAACGGTTGATTATGCTCTCAAGGGAAGGCAGCAGACGAGCGGCAGACTTTGTCGTTCCCAAACTGAGGAAAAAGTATGAGGAGGTTTTCCTAAGTGTGCTTTCAAAGGATTGGACTGACACAACATGAAAAACGCGATTCTCACTTGTACCGATCAAAGGGCTGAGAGGGTCTCCTCCCACGATTGAGCTATTTTGGTTATATCATGCTTCTGAATGAAATATTTAAGGCAATTATGCTTAAACACATTGTACAGATCATCATTGGAAACCAATAAATGGAGATTCGTCTTTAGCCTGGCATAATGGCCGTCGCAAGCCGCTCCAAGTCTGTTGTTTCTGATAAAGCCGTCCGGGTCAACCTGTAATGACAATATTGGTACACCCATT is part of the Deltaproteobacteria bacterium genome and encodes:
- a CDS encoding glycosyltransferase; the protein is MAYSRKKPHVLVVMMQHSGGGAERQSILVAEAVKEAFEVTMAVAKPVPDAWRMSMEAKGFSVTVLQDKDTFLQRRLRHRRLVELCATLEPDLVYSRWIKLNVGLAKAKDRGDLKCGVIIQVANTLSKLLDSTRLSNLLFKKSICSYYPKADLILCNGNLARIDLINEFGLGPEKCLYLPNLLEVGRVHCGIREHGRSRQDDHLRIVSVGRLIAQKDYTTLLRAVAKISGDVPLSVEIFGNGPYKRKIERDIVKYRLGDVVMLKGPVSNPETFFPDFDLLVSSSLYEGMSNVMLEAMAEGLPVVVSEVSGSRDVLTNSSQGVVFPPGDADKLGSILKSLALDRERLIMLSREGSRRAADFVVPKLRKKYEEVFLSVLSKDWTDTT